A region of the Polaribacter sp. L3A8 genome:
TTAAAATCTCTCGTTAAATTGGTTTCTGGTCTTAAGAAATCTTTGTTTTCTAGGGTTCTATTTACATAAGATACTTTTGCAGATGTAGACCATTTATCATTTCTAAACTCTAGTTTTGCACTCGGTTTTTTTACGTTGTCTAAATACTCAAAATCTGTACTTAATAAATTACTAAAGGCTGTGTAGTCACTTGTATTTTGATCAAAATTAAAAGTACTTCTTTTTCTTTTCGTTTTTGTGTTTGAATATTCATAACCTACATCAAAAAATAAAAGTTTAGATACTAATGGAAAACGATATACAACCTCACTACCTGTTTCTACGATGTCTGTAATTCCGTCTGAAAATTGGTCTCTAATAATTTGATCTGGATTGGTACCATAAATATTTGTTTCTGATTTTACCAAATCTTCAGTTTCCGTTTTTTTAACATTTACCGTTAGTTCTACTTTTAAAAAGGCGCCGTTATCACCAAATAACTTGGTTAGATTTATTTCGTTATCAATTTTTTTAATGTTAGAATCTGCAATAGAATTAGAGTTAGAGTCGTTGGTAAGATCATTAATATCATTAAAACTTTCTGAATTACTCATAAAGGTGTTTTTATTGATGTCTGCATTAAAATCAGTTTCAATATCAATTCTAAAAGTACTATCAATTTCAATTTCAAAATCTACGCTTGCGTCATGGCTATCACTTTCGTTAAAAGAAGTGTTATTCGATTTTCTGATAAAGCTTGTTCCATCAGATAAAAAGGTTTCTCTGTCGCTGGTTGTTTTATTATCCGAATTACTGTTTTTATAGAAGTAGTCGCTAGAGAGTTCAAATATATTTCCAAAAGCATTGATATAATTTACCCCATAATTGTTAGAAGTAACAATACCTTGTCCACCACCAAAACTTCTGTTGTTACCGCCAAACTGTAATCTTTGGTTTCCAAAACTAAAACCAGGTGAGTTTACATTGTTACCACCTGCTAAAAGACCAATTCTTTCGCTTTGTTTAAAACGAGTTGCCATACCTGCATATTCATATCTACCATCGGTACCTTTACCTGCGGCAACTTTACCAAAATACCCTTTATTGTTTTCTTTTTTAATAGTTAAGTTAATGGTTTTGTTTTCTCCATCAGAATCTTCACCAGCAAATGCTTGAGCTTTTGTTTTTGTATCCGAAATTTGTATTTTTTCAATAATATCTTTGGTAAGGTTTCTGGTTGTAATGGTTGGGTCGTTACCAAAAAAGGGTTTTCCGTTTACCAATATTTTATTTACCTCTTTTCCGTTTACGGTAATATTACCTTCATCATCAACCTCTACACCGGGTAGTTTTTTAAGTAAATCTTCTACATTTGCATCTTTCTTGGTTTTAAAAGATTTTACATTAAACTCTACGGTATCTTTTTTAATTGTGATAGGAGCACTAGATCTAATTACAATGGCATCTAATACGTTTGCAGGTTCTAATATTATGGTACCAATACTTTGGTTTTTTACAGTTACTATTTTACTGTAAGGCTTATAACCAAGATAAGAAACTACTAGTTTTACTTTAGCATCTGCAGTTGTACCACCTACATTAAAATACCCTTTAGAGTTTGTAATGGTATATGCAATAATACTACTGTCTTTTAACCTTTCTGTATGTACTGTTGCAGATTCTAAGAACTCATTGTCTTCTGCGGATTTTATGTTTCCTCTTAATTCAAATGATTTTGTTTGCGAATACGTGAGGCAACTTAAAAGTAAGCAAGTTAATAAAAGAAGTTTCTTCATTTTTGTTTGGTTGATTGGTTATTTGAGTAAGGTTTGAATAACTGTAACTAAATTTCTAGGCAAAGGTTTAATCAAATAATTAGATAATCTATTTTTTAACACAACTTTGGGATTTTGACGGGTTTAATCGCTTTTTTATGTTAAAAAGAACAAGGTTATTTCTGTGTTATAAAGTAGGTCTTTATATTAAATTAGTTGAGGTTTTTTAGTATTAGTACTTTCCTTCTGATGTAAAGAAGTTGTAGTTTGGATAAAAATATAGGACGAATGCATTTTTTAATTTCTTATTTTTATTTGTTCTAAATAAAAGCTTATATTTGCAGCATAATTATTTGTAATGATTGTTTTTTATACTGAAAGTAAGCCTGTAGTATCTTTGTTAAATGCATCTGTTTGTGATAGTGTTTGTTCTTCTAACTGCATAAAACCAAAAAGTAGCTGTTGCAATAAGTATAAAAAAAAGGGCATCAACTGTAAGCGATGCCCTAATATTTTGCTAAAAGCTTCTTAGTATATTATTTTTCTGTTAAACCGTTTTAATTTAAGGCGGTTATTATAAATATAAAAAAAGTGTGTAATTTTTATTTAAAAGCACTTAAACCTGTTACGTCTAGGCCTGTAATTAATAAATGAATATCATGCGTTCCTTCGTAGGTAATTACACTTTCTAGGTTCATCATGTGGCGCATAATAGAATACTCGCCAGTAATTCCCATTCCGCCTAACATTTGTCTTGCTTCTCTTGCAATAGT
Encoded here:
- a CDS encoding outer membrane beta-barrel protein, whose protein sequence is MKKLLLLTCLLLSCLTYSQTKSFELRGNIKSAEDNEFLESATVHTERLKDSSIIAYTITNSKGYFNVGGTTADAKVKLVVSYLGYKPYSKIVTVKNQSIGTIILEPANVLDAIVIRSSAPITIKKDTVEFNVKSFKTKKDANVEDLLKKLPGVEVDDEGNITVNGKEVNKILVNGKPFFGNDPTITTRNLTKDIIEKIQISDTKTKAQAFAGEDSDGENKTINLTIKKENNKGYFGKVAAGKGTDGRYEYAGMATRFKQSERIGLLAGGNNVNSPGFSFGNQRLQFGGNNRSFGGGQGIVTSNNYGVNYINAFGNIFELSSDYFYKNSNSDNKTTSDRETFLSDGTSFIRKSNNTSFNESDSHDASVDFEIEIDSTFRIDIETDFNADINKNTFMSNSESFNDINDLTNDSNSNSIADSNIKKIDNEINLTKLFGDNGAFLKVELTVNVKKTETEDLVKSETNIYGTNPDQIIRDQFSDGITDIVETGSEVVYRFPLVSKLLFFDVGYEYSNTKTKRKRSTFNFDQNTSDYTAFSNLLSTDFEYLDNVKKPSAKLEFRNDKWSTSAKVSYVNRTLENKDFLRPETNLTRDFNNLEYGVNLRYRKDRTSSYRLRYNFRNGTPSLSQLQPFRDESNPLNIVTGNPELAPTKTHSLRFGISNFNWKERTGFWAFGNLSFTNDRVVANTIIDTNTLIRETSYANVDGFYNMQAGGSYSVTKKWEDFGSLKTEFKVFGNHNKNINFNNGVQYSSKTTSISPRIGFDFMWDDILQIRPSYSISVNKNTYDIERFSDKNFTSHDVLISTATFLPKKIEWRNDVKFNYNPNIADGFQKSAWFWNTTLRYSILKDQGALGIKVYDILNQNTNARRVATEDYIQDSSSTVLKQYAMLTFTWKFNSLGGEGKKFEPRNRRRHRG